A part of Corvus hawaiiensis isolate bCorHaw1 chromosome 25, bCorHaw1.pri.cur, whole genome shotgun sequence genomic DNA contains:
- the RNF26 gene encoding E3 ubiquitin-protein ligase RNF26 has product MDVLFALLRGLRLLVDLLLLVLDLNFFLVSSLVSALLWLLAAASSLPAAAAAAAVACWDALVLVRGCCGAMEGMRAAGHLVSHLALRGRELAQRGLGAVLGCGQALGRQLCEALAIGTSLLMYLVNSLVNVCLIGTQNFFTLLAALWDSLAGPVLRVTDLLAAFLAHVSSGAIAVSILLWSPCQMAFELLCSATNLFISVFFVNVYGLGLLLLIVVVSAFVFNPGLLWTLTGYLLGYFHTLPSFRRLQRDVWRLYQVAVLTLGVAMTSQPWRRLVDWILQVTDWSLQVTNWSWGGRMVNQGSDQRRAVAAPRAPAPGRVTPGQLPAEQEEQLGAEQGPQPRPALSRAGAGQRHQTSREEPGTSWWKAPRKQQLNATAGNAEGTPDNDPWVLLKEQEERKKCVICQDQTKTVLLLPCRHLCLCQECTEVLLQQDIYQRNCPLCRQMILQTLNVYL; this is encoded by the coding sequence ATGGACGTGCTGTTCGCGCTGCTCCGCGGGCTGCGCCTGCTCGTcgacctgctgctgctggtgctcgACCTCAACTTCTTCCTGGTGTCCTCGCTGGTGTCCgcgctgctgtggctgctggccGCGGCCTCCAGCCTGcccgcggccgcggccgccgcggcGGTGGCGTGCTGGGATGCGCTGGTGCTGGTGCGGGGGTGCTGCGGGGCCATGGAGGGCATGCGGGCGGCCGGGCACCTGGTGTCGCACCTGGCGCTGCGGGGCCGCGAGCTGGCGCAGCGCGGGCTGGGCGCCGTGCTGGGCTGCGGGCAGGCGCTGGGCCGGCAGCTGTGCGAGGCGCTGGCCATCGGCACCAGCCTGCTGATGTACCTGGTCAACAGCCTGGTCAACGTGTGTCTCATCGGCACCCAGAACTTCTTCACGCTGCTGGCCGCCCTCTGGGACTCGCTGGCCGGGCCCGTCCTTAGGGTCACGGACCTGCTGGCCGCGTTCCTGGCGCACGTGTCCAGCGGCGCCATCGCCGTGTCCATCCTGCTGTGGTCGCCGTGCCAGATGGCCTTCGAGCTGCTCTGCTCCGCCACCAACCTCTTCATCAGCGTCTTCTTTGTCAATGTCTACGGCCTGGGCTTGCTGCTGCTCATCGTGGTGGTCAGCGCCTTCGTGTTCAACCCCGGGCTGCTGTGGACGCTGACGGGATACCTGCTGGGCTACTTCCACACGCTGCCCTCCTTCCGCCGCCTGCAGCGGGACGTGTGGCGGCTCTACCAGGTGGCCGTGCTGACCCTGGGCGTGGCCATGACCTCCCAGCCCTGGCGCAGGCTGGTGGACTGGATCCTGCAGGTGACTGACTGGAGCCTGCAGGTGACCAACTGGAGCTGGGGAGGCAGGATGGTGAACCAGGGGAGTGACCAGCgacgggctgtggctgcccccagAGCCCCGGCCCCCGGTAGGGTGACCCCGGGCCAGCTGCCGGccgagcaggaggagcagctgggtgcAGAGCAGGGGCCGCAGCCACGGCCTGCTCTGAGCCGTGCTGGGGCAGGACAACGTCACCAGACATCCAGGGAGGAACCAGGCACGTCCTGGTGGAAAGCTCcgaggaagcagcagctgaacgCGACAGCCGGGAATGCTGAGGGAACCCCCGACAACGacccctgggtgctgctgaaggAACAAGAGGAGCGTAAGAAATGTGTCATCTGCCAGGACCAGACCAAGacagtcctgctgctgccctgcaggcacctgtgcctgtgccaggagTGCACAGaagtgctcctgcagcaggacatCTACCAGCGCAACTGCCCCCTGTGCCGCCAGATGATCCTGCAGACCCTCAACGTGTACCTGTGA